A stretch of the Arvicola amphibius chromosome 8, mArvAmp1.2, whole genome shotgun sequence genome encodes the following:
- the LOC119821776 gene encoding LOW QUALITY PROTEIN: ret finger protein-like 4A (The sequence of the model RefSeq protein was modified relative to this genomic sequence to represent the inferred CDS: substituted 4 bases at 4 genomic stop codons) encodes MAPFFKETSTCYFCMXYLESSVYLKCXYICCLRCIDSLEESPKEDDILCPHCFVVSLKEGILLATLLNHLVTKVKRLVPRLNHILEMDPRMKIFQVNMTLDMDTDTAHNHLFTSDDLRSVYFTPQKKKQDQKLYADXFHISTCVLTHXPEVSGHHYCKVVVGTSKEWDIGICKEFVNQWPINLSEEHEFWTTDERSGEVYASSTKPLTMLIVNPRPHRMGVFLDLLMKNISFWNLSYGSSICTFFNISDTDPFCPLFAPANSYPDDQEVLTLCPVTNPGIFRLPVNSKQENDP; translated from the exons ATGGCTCCTTTCTTTAAGGAGACAAGTACCTGTTATTTCTGCATGTGATATTTGGAAAGTTCTGTGTACTTGAAATGCTGATATATCTGCTGCCTCCGATGCATTGACTCACTAGAGGAAAGTCCCAAGGAGGATGATATACTGTGCCCCCACTGCTTTGTTGTCTCTTTGAAGGAAGGCATCCTACTGGCTACGCTGTTAAACCATTTGGTTACCAAGGTTAAAAGACTAGTACCGCGACTGAATCATATTCTTGAAATGGATCCAAGGATGAAGATATTTCAAG TGAACATGACCTTGGATATGGACACAGACACAGCCCACAACCACCTCTTCACCTCTGATGACCTTAGGAGTGTCTACTTTA ccccccaaaaaaagaaacaggaccaGAAATTATATGCAGATTGATTCCACATCTCTACCTGTGTCCTCACTCACTGACCGGAAGTGTCTGGTCACCATTACTGCAAGGTAGTGGTGGGAACCAGCAAAGAATGGGATATAGGCATTTGCAAAGAGTTCGTTAATCAATGGCCTATTAACCTGTCAGAAGAACATGAATTCTGGACTACGGATGAGAGAAGTGGAGAGGTCTATGCCAGCAGCACTAAACCCTTGACCATGCTCATTGTGAACCCTCGGCCACACAGAATGGGGGTCTTCCTGGACCTCCTAATGAAAAACATTTCCTTTTGGAACCTTAGCTATGGTTCCTCCATCTGTACATTCTTTAACATTTCAGACACGGATCCATTTTGCCCATTATTTGCTCCAGCAAATTCATATCCAGATGATCAAGAAGTCCTCACTCTCTGTCCTGTGACAAATCCAGGCATTTTTAGGCTTCCAGTTAACTCCAAACAAGAAAATGATCCTTGA